Genomic DNA from Lactuca sativa cultivar Salinas chromosome 8, Lsat_Salinas_v11, whole genome shotgun sequence:
AAAGACATCATGACAAAGGTCTTTCATTGATGTACATACCTGCATTGATTCCAACATTAGGGTTCCATACAAAGGttgatatgtatatatgtatatatgtatatatgtatatatgtgtttaTAGACATTGTAAATTGCTTCTTACACTTGAAAATTCATCTTCAGATGATCCAGAAAGTTCAATCAACTTAGTTTTATCGACTTTGAGCTGTAAAAGTAACCAAATTAGTATCAAAAAGATGAGATAAACGCTTAATTAAATCGTTATTCATTAAGACATACCTTATGCTTTTTAGCACACAAGTAAAACCCTGCAGCTGTGAACACAGGCTTTGAACAATCAGTGGTGGCTCGTCTCCAAGCAGGTAATGATGACATGAATCGATCTCTGTATCTGTAATGGAATCGGATTTAGAGATGGAAGATTGATatgtgttatgagttatgaggAATGTAAAATGGTTGTTATTTGTTAATGGTGGATATGAACTTACAGTGATAGTCCTTTTTTAACAAGAGGGATGAGCCTAACACATCCAAACTGGATAGCTAATTCCCTAATATCAAGTCGATTCCTGCAATTCATCGCGAAATGATTATTCAATGTTTGATCTGATGTATGTCAATGGAATCAAAAGTAAGATGAAGAGCATACATGACGCCAATCCCGTTCTGCATCACATTGAAAGATCTAATGTAAGCCTTTTCCGACATCCCACTCAACTTTATTGCGTTTGGACGATCAAATAGAACTTGCTTCCTACAGTTATTAGGGATAAACAATCAGATTCATCATCAAAAATTAGAACGAAATAAATTAAATCATTCTCGAATTCACACATACATGTTAGCGGCAATCTCAAGGCAGATGAGAGCTTTGCAAGTTTCTCCCTACATTTTTATCAAATGAAAACATTGTGGAAAATTAGGCATAACAAATCTACTAATACAAGTCAACAGTAAATGAAGAAACATCATAACAGAAGCTAACTACTTACGATTCCGGCATTGGATGAGTCGAATTGAAGATCGGAGACGCGACGGAGCTCAGCGGCTTTACGAACGACTTGCTTCGATTCCTTGAGCCCTAACTTCTTTGCAATATCCGACAAATCCATTTCAAGAGAGCGAGGGGGGGAAAGGGAAACAATCGGTATTTGGCTTTCTGTAATTGTTGTGGTGAATGGCGGAAGATGATATCGACGAGCTACCATGGCGGGAATGTTGAATCTGGTGTGTTTCTAGTTTTCGTTTGGCGCCATTCCGAAAAAACCAGTAGACGCCATTTTTCTTtccttgtttcttttttttttttttttttcagttttatatttttcattGGCAGGCTGTAATtaactaattataatttaaaagtaTTAACATCCTCTTATTTGATTTTTAGCGCCAAAAATGTGTGAGTTAATTGCCAATTAGCCCCTCAAACATTGATAAAATAACTTTGGAAAGTACAACATTATTAGGTTGGCCCAAAAGCAAATATATAATGTATGTGGtcctttaatattttaattttctaCTTATCTTATTTCATATGGTTTCAACTAGAGGAGTAAAAGCAAATATATAATGTATGTGGtcctttaatattttaattttctatttaTCTTATTTGATATGGTTTCGACTAGAGGAGTACATTGGGATTGGATACTAATCTTTGAAATTGAAATCGGTTCCAAACCTAGGGTGAGCAAAAACCAAACCGACTAAAGAAAAATCGACAAAACCGCAATAAACCGCAACCGAAACCGATGCAAAAACCAATGGTGCGGATTTAATTTTTACAAAAACCGAAGGTcaacggtgcggtgcggtttctatCCTAAAAACCGGTTCACcaaaaccgaaccgcaccgcaaGCGTGTATAGTAATAAATCAATCAGTGTATATTATATACATGCTATTTAAAATAGTTATAaacgataatatatttattatatgtttattttgtgtttgtaTAAGACTATATGGGGTGCAAAAGAAATGTTCTATTGTTAGCCAAACGTACTAATCGATTACATGTAATAAGCTTGTAACAAATTAAGTCAAAATCAACCAACCTTCAATTATCAATTAGTTTGTGAGAGTGGTCACAAGTTGTATTTTAAGCGACTTACAATTTTTTAttatgtaattttgttttgagctgaaaatgaatgtattacaAAAATAGCACAATACAAGCTTATATGCACATGGTTTTTAGTTCTTACAATTTTAAAAAACCCcaccaaaaaacataaaaaaaactgcATCAAATTCTTAACACGGTTTAAAAACCGAAACCGCACCGATACAAACCGAAAccgcatttaaaaaccgaaaaaccgaaccatTGCAAAACCGCACCCAACGGTTTTAAAAATGCAAAAACCGCACCATGCGGTTTGCGGTTCGGTTTGGTCTGAaaaccgcaccatgctcacccctatCCAAAACTAACAATTTCGGAATTAGAACATATGTGATTGGACTCGTTCGGTACCCAAGGTTTGAAATCGGTTGAGATGGTTCTTGTTATGGTTTCGGGTTTTTTATATTGTTGCCAACTAAACATCCATCGAGGTTGGGGGTTTATAAATCTCATTGTAATTATTGTAAAATCGTAAATAGGCAAAATGAAACCAACTATATAATTACTTTCTACTATTATACATGCCAACAAATTGACAAACCATATAAACAATAACCGGATATGTATTTTGTATGGTGTATGCACTTGACTTTAGCATAAAAAGAGCTGACACTTAAATGTACTAATATAgtattaatttattttaagctAATGGGGCTTATTAACGTTTGGTCTAACATGATGTATTAATATTCAATAATTCAACGTATTAGTTTAGTTTATGTTTTTCTATTGTTTGATATTGTTGGCCAAGAAGTTTTTAATTTAACGAGAATAAATtatatgtggttgataaaatATTACGGTTTAAGTCCAATTTCTTTTTGTAATAATTCGGTCCTTAAGTACTTAGTGTCTTGAAGATTCGGTTAATGCAACTCACATAGTCAAATTTCAACCCTTAAAGTCCATCGTATACCTCCCACGCAAGGGTAAATTAGACATTTCCTCAGTATCTCTCATTCTCGAGCATTTGTGAATATCATGAATATATGACATTATGTAATAGTTATGGTGATCTAGTTGTCAGTTGTATAACAAACTATTcgttttttattaaatttgaaaaatcatcGTATTAAGATCGCTACTAGTCCGAGCATGCTCAACATAGAAGAAAAGTGTGGTTCTATTTTATAAAATCAATTGGTGATATAATAGATTACACATTGTCTTATATGCTACCATGttagtgattttagtgtcaccgtaacattttatgtaactggaactaacatgtgagctaaagGGCTTTATAATTTGTACTATAATATATGTACGGGTTTGTGCGGAGTGCatgcatgtataagatcgaattagaagctGGTTTGACGATAAGTCCGGGGTccggggcagcgcccctgggtcaggggtttccaaaggggcagagcccctggcttgAGTCTcacttgcttccaaagcaacccATGACGATCCAacctaagagaaaccctaatctcgtttattatataaacaactcttctaTTTGAGAAAAGATACATGGAATTCTTAagctcttgttttcatcaaacaAACACAAAATACTTCTAGTAATTGGCTTACGACTTCTGTGCCTATAATCGTAGGTGTTATTTTGGATTATCTTAGGTTGAATTTCTTGCAACCCATGCAtatggtagaaatatcagttcggaaagtgttTTCATGATCCAAGTGGTATCCATATCTCAATTACAAACCATACTATTTCTAACATACCATGTAGTTTTTTTTATTGATGTGGGATTTTGCACACAAACAATCCTCCCCTCAAACCCAAATTTTGTACTTGGTCTCCCCTTCAATAACTGTTCATTAATATAATCCTTTTCATACCGTCGATATTCTTGTGACACGCTCACCTGCCTTGGGTCATCGGGAAGACTTTCGATACAAGGCTTCAATATCAACTTTGTTGGATTGGGATTGCGTCGCTTGCGCCGACCACATCATCTAAGTTACGACTGTATCTCTGAATCCGCTTGTTAGGATTGCTACTAGTCCAACCATGCTCAATACAGAAGAACATGAGGTTACATTTTCTAAAACCAATTGGTGAGAGAATGGGTTACCCATTACCTAATATGTTAGCATATAATTTCTCTTTTTACCATTATGGGATTGAGTTTGCACCCCACCACATCAAGCTCACTTACAATATACATTTGCTTGAAAAAGACAGAATAGGAGTGATTATGAGATGAAAAAATGTTGTTGTCTAAAAGATACAAGGTGTTTTGCCCGGAAATGATGTTATAAATGTTTATGGTTTAATGTAATTTTTTGGTTTCATTTGTTGTTAtggtttatgttttttttcttattttttgtttGGTGGTCCTGTATGGTTTAATTAAAATGAATTTATCACATTTTTCGCCATTGATTGTGGTTGTTTTTTTATaatcaattttatattttattatataatattatcATTTTTCATTAATTTACACATAAATAGTGTTTTATGTATATTAAAAAAAGATTTCACATATTTACTTTAATCAACCATGACAAAGTTACATAACAATCACACAATTTTGttacttaataatttattaaaaataattgattaatctatcaaattttatttaattttgtaacTCTGATTATCACGTATTATAACTTAATTTATATTATAGGAATCATATTACAGTGTTaggttttctttgttttttttttcttgaaaatatgATAATGGTATCATTGATATTGGTGACAAGGTGTATTTTGGAGTTACAAATATTACCCTAAAAGTAGTgaattttgtaataaataaataaataaataacttttaaaaaaaattgaatgatTAAAAACAAATTgaacattttaattaattataagatCTTGTGAAGTCATAGTTAAGAGTTTTATGGAGTTTTTGACCAAAATGaggttattaaaaaaatataccaATCTAGTATAGTTTCAAAAATATTTATCAAATTAATGTTTTTCTCattatttttagtttttcttgctgtttttattttatttaaatcattttttttattatttttattttatttcaatttttaatgttttttttataaaaaaacttaTGCATCAAAAccgaatatatataaaataataattaaatcctAAATTCATATTATATACATATTATTTAAAAACACTactaatctctaaatattattaaaagagaaaccttatgacatcatctaaaacaataTGGGTTGTTcattgtgttttctttataggttttacacccttagatcaatttgcttacgtcaccttgatcaaaTAAGAAGTCAAcccgttatattaggaaattaaatgtaggaattgaatgaaaatgatacttgatttttttccaaacttacaactacaaaattggttccttattaatgtaaaccttaaatttaggctctatttccattcaaaattgttttccaaatatattatatgttgaaatctcggaaactattaatttcaaatttcaaaagttttggatattattatgaaccaatacaatttcaagcatgatatcttctattttaagtttaaatgggatttcaattgattacctgctaattttcatcgtattgacttgtatatatatttcaaacctttttaataatcgatttacacaaacattatgtcataattccTCCGCAGAAAACAAATGCAAAAAAACTTCAACCTTCCCATCAGTCTGATTAGTCGAATAAATGTATGTACTTCTTCCTTAAAtccttttaatttgtaagtttgatattgttttcgaatttatatgtttttactcagtcgtatggttctttgttgaatacttataatttggatgtataatgttgtttttgattttttttttttttttttttttttttttgatgttgtgtTTGGTTCTTGGTTCCATTTTTTTAATCAGTAACTATGATCCTATTTTTGAAAATAGTAAACTCAATGTTAAGATTAgatgttatatataatgaaattatgatgttacATGTGTGTGTATACCTTTGTAAAAAATCAATAGACAAGACAAGAGATGACATGACATAATATAACAGACGGGTTGTACAAAAGACATGAACGCCCTCATTATAAAGTTTTCTTATGTCTCCGATGGTAACAGAATTAGAATAAGAAATATACATTCTCAACAATTGATGTGCActttaaagttaaatataagCATGTTGTGAAAGATGAAAATAGGCTCCCGTATTCTTTGTTCTAAAATAATCGGTACCATACATGGTCAGGTAAGAATGCACGGTATAATAGAAGTGCATACTCAACTAGAGTCAACATTTGGCCCTGAAATACCAAAAATGCCCCTCAGAaccttctgaaaaaaaaaataaggtatactcaaggaccaaaaatgtaatctactctaaacttaagtaaaaaaaaaaaagaaaaatataaattttgttgttatgctaTATGTTTTTTAGTTTTGCTTCAAAGGCAAAATGgtcattaaaaaaaaattaacagttAGGTTGTTAACTTAACAACTAGACTGTTAACTTAGGCAATTGTAAAAGTTTTATGAAACGGTGAAACAAAGTCCAAAAACTACAACCTGATTCTTTTGGAGACCAAAACCGAAAAAATCAACAAAACACAGGGACAAAATATgtaaattattaaaaataaatgaaaaaacttttgtttatgttgattcccccccccccccccagtttTGAGGTCATGGTGGTGGATAGAGCTTCATCACTTCTGCCTCTATTTTGCTCTTTGCTTTATGGTAAGGAATGTTCTTTACTACCACTGGATCATTTCGTGCACGTTCAGGATCCATTTATATAatctatgttgtatttcaaatgcaataacaaaattgtaattaattaatttctcattgaagttaataaattataaatttatctcACTTCCTGCTCATCCAAGTTTTCTCATTGCTATAGTATCACGAAGTTGATCATATCGCATATTTttctaagagtaaattacacgaatggtccctatggtttaggataatttacgcgtttggtccctaacttattttttttaactcggaaggtccctactgtttgtgtttgttacgtgtttggtccctgttttacttaaaaaaaactatttttcccttgattttgtaatatatttaaataaacacacctccaATCCCACCTCCCTCACGTTTCCTTACCTAACCCACcatttttttcctatttaaataataatatttttaggtaagatatggaccaaacgcataacaaaaacaaacagtatggataaagcgcgtaacaaaaacaaacaatagggaccttccaagttaaaatAAGTTatagaccaaacgcgcaaattatcccaaaccatagggaccattcgtgtagttTACTCTTTTTCTAAAGACAAAATTGTAagtatggtccctgtggtatgtctaaaattgtcactttgggccAAACAGGTTTGGACTAGCACTAATGGTCCAAAAGTTTCCATTTTATTGCCACTTTGGtcaattttggtttattttttacaaaatgacgattttgcccattgtatttttttcaacttttttattacaaaaataaaaaaaagaagaaagaaaatactctctctctctccacccaCCGTCCTCCCCATCACTCTTCCATCTTTGTGTTTCACTATTGTTCTTAAGAGCCACCCTCAAAGAGCATCTCcatatctgtgacatccccattttccacggccaaaaaagaccaattttgtttatgctttgtaaaaatcagagtacttcttttcataaaaatgttgcaagATTTTTTCCcagaaaacacgataaatacgttatcaaaacattttcgaagaaatgtattttattcattttaaaacgtttgggatgtcatcgtcaatacagaaacataagcataaacataaattacatttatttacactagtgatctatatctccttaatctctcagtgtaatatcacttcatatcgacacctgtgatataaataaactgagtgggtaaggttgggaaacctgttgagtacatagggatttcaatcccacaatgttatatcatatatatataacttatgctcacaaaacatacaatttcaccatatatgtgTAAggaactcttatcccaccccgtcgatcctcacaacgagactatccatactctcaaaactaagattaaccgttttaccaaatCCATACTTCGGGATTAGAAATGAACggatttacctaatccatactctcggactagggatgaatgtctaatccatactctcatatTAATGACAAATAATTATAACTAATCCATACTCGGAccagggacgaatgactatgtcttaatccatactcccggactaaggacggATGACTATGTCTTAATTCATACTCCCaaactaaggacaactgactatgtcttaatccataccctcgaattaatgacagttgactatgtccaatccatactctcggactagggacaatgactgtgtctaatccatgctcccggataaatgacatatactaaagtgctattctctgagtataactcacttgtactcgtaagaaaatactacccaatattcctcataattaatctaggtctactctttatcctaaattatcatatataatcaggtatgttctttaacacgtatttcaggcaacatcaattaactcgcacataaacatataattaatacttcaatcactacttgtattaaaatcatgttcatgaaagagactatgcactcacacataaactctgtaacatatatttaataatttgattaatacttgtattaaaatcatgttcatgaaaaggactatgcactcacttgaaaaggtggtgactcagcactcggacaacgcttcgatactctcaaaacaatttccctcgacaaaacctagtatcaataccactagggtttagtctaacgttaatcgctactaattaatagtctagctattattattattatataagcgttaaaaaacactctatataactcataataatagcccaaataattatttaaggacctaataacattactatattgaaacataagttatactaaagataggttaggcgtatctcacttacagcgggCTTTCTCGAAAACCGGGATTCGctagagcagcgttcccgagccgaaaggctcttttatcgggactccgggagcctcggggcttccttcgggttctacggggtttacctagactttaggaggcttaagggaggttagagagataaactagagagagaaataaggtttgagaggtgtgaagaaatggcaagacacaacacctctatttatagggtgaattcatgatggactcgccgattaggaggacctacttgccgagttggggcatgtggcagccttctggtggtgccacgtgtccaattctggtggtgccacgtcaccccctatcgcgtatcaatattcaaacttagaaaaatcataactctcgcatacgagctcccttTTCTACGTTCTTTTTTTCagcgcgtaggtaaaatcaagatctacaattttcatttagacttagtcggctaattctcaaccgatctcaaatttaacagtaggaggcgtttagactgttaaatgaccgcgaataattcgtaactccttcatacggactccgttttcgtctatctttttaccgttgagttcctattaatgagatcttcaactctcatttagtccgcgtaagccaaaaaccgctcgaactaaaattcgagtttcgggtcgtgcagtgctaagtcgaatcttagaaaaatcataacttcctcatacaaagtcagatttgggcgttctttttatggatgtcctcagtttaatgtatactacgactttggtttagattgctaaggttaaaagtcgctccatcataaatttactatttacgcttcccggtgtcgtacccgttttaccgtaaaacttcgacaggccataactttttcgttataactcggattttggcgttctttatatgtacggaaaccttgatacatattctacaatttggttaagattatttattataaataatccttttccaaaaagtcgttttcgacacttattgcctctaaattgactagtccggatctgcgggcgttacaatatcCAACAAAAAAATAAGCAACTCGTCTACATCCTAATCAGCCCATATCATcaacgctctctctctctctctctctctctctctctctctctcgtttcttGCTTACCATCATCCAAAGAAGAAGAAACCGACAATTGTCGTCGTCCTAGAATCCCCATCCACCTCTCTCTGGTCAGGTAGCACCACCCCAAACACCCACTTCGATCATTTCTACCTTCCCTTTGAACCCTGACACTTTCCGACGACAGATAGGAGTTTGAGATCTAAAGTTAGTGTTTCTTGGCGGCTATGGTTTTCATATGGGGCGTTTGGCGACTAGAAATCGAGAGAAGACACCTGGGGTGAAAGGATGGGTGTTTGTGGTAGTGTTTGCTTTAATAGGCAGATTCGAAAAAGGTTAGATAGACGGTGGCTCCTCTTCGAGATCGATTCGGATGAATCTATGTAGAAGTATGTGATTTTATCATCATTTCATCTTCTAGATCGACGTCGTGGTTTAGAGAAGACAAACCGACGGAggacaaaaccctaaatcgaaatccatctctctaCCTCATCATATCTTCTTGGAGATCAGAAGATGAAACGAGATCTATTCGTGTATGTGTTTGTCCATGTTTAAAGGCAAGATATCGATTTATTTCCCCTGAATAtggttcaaatcttctatggtgGTGGTGATATTCTATTTTTTCTGAAAATTGTAACTATGAATATGAGTTTTGATTTCTGAAGTGGTGTTCATGGATTTCTGATTTTTGTAGTAGTGTTCATGgactatttttttttcatttttttttgaaaagaaacaaagtggtgagagagagagagagagagagagaaagagtgtgtatgtgtgtgtgtgagagagagatttTTAATTATAAacgtattt
This window encodes:
- the LOC111896106 gene encoding origin of replication complex subunit 6, which translates into the protein MVARRYHLPPFTTTITESQIPIVSLSPPRSLEMDLSDIAKKLGLKESKQVVRKAAELRRVSDLQFDSSNAGIGETCKALICLEIAANMKQVLFDRPNAIKLSGMSEKAYIRSFNVMQNGIGVMNRLDIRELAIQFGCVRLIPLVKKGLSLYRDRFMSSLPAWRRATTDCSKPVFTAAGFYLCAKKHKLKVDKTKLIELSGSSEDEFSSVCTSMKDLCHDVFGVAQEKKDPKSVKGNRDLLDVLPEKRQTEDGGYSSDEGEDHSAYKKRKREDNHKYEEWKSTVVESNKQNKEKVGVKRTKQAQLNFLKRDQGTEVGAT